The proteins below are encoded in one region of Alistipes communis:
- a CDS encoding lysophospholipid acyltransferase family protein, translated as MKRVRSNLTLWQRAMASLVWGCCRLIGAMPHWLRYYVLQDTIYFIVYKCLRYRVGVVTENLRNSFPDRPMAEIKRIRRSFYHNLSEIFISTVSQAAMSDDDCRRRVRVKNLDEVLSDLRGRDALLSTAHFGCWEYDSFLALYTGEHYLAAVYHPLENKVIDAVYMRLRRRRNIRLIPMKEIIRYYIDHRLPAGAPGQRIGIGLIADQNPPLRPNSHWFRFLNQDTVFFDGIEKMALKFHMPVYFCRQRRLRRGYYELEFLRLYDGVEQVAPNEVTERYVRQLESDIVADPGMWLWSHRRWKHRRPQCPS; from the coding sequence ATGAAACGAGTACGTTCGAATCTAACATTATGGCAGCGGGCGATGGCGAGCCTCGTGTGGGGTTGCTGCCGTTTGATCGGCGCTATGCCCCACTGGCTGCGTTACTACGTGTTGCAGGATACCATCTATTTCATCGTTTACAAATGCCTGCGCTATCGGGTGGGCGTGGTGACGGAGAACCTGCGCAATTCGTTCCCCGACCGTCCGATGGCCGAAATCAAGCGGATTCGCCGGTCGTTCTACCATAACCTGTCGGAGATATTCATCTCGACGGTCAGCCAGGCCGCCATGTCGGACGACGATTGCCGCCGCCGCGTGCGGGTGAAGAATCTCGACGAGGTGCTCTCCGACCTGCGGGGACGCGACGCGCTGCTTTCGACTGCCCATTTCGGCTGCTGGGAGTACGACTCCTTCCTGGCGCTCTATACCGGCGAACACTATTTGGCCGCGGTCTATCATCCGTTGGAGAACAAGGTGATCGATGCGGTTTACATGCGTTTGCGCCGGCGGCGCAACATCCGGCTCATCCCGATGAAGGAGATCATCCGCTACTACATCGACCACCGGCTGCCGGCCGGTGCCCCCGGACAACGCATCGGCATCGGCCTGATCGCCGACCAGAATCCTCCGCTGCGTCCCAACAGCCATTGGTTCCGCTTCCTCAATCAGGATACCGTCTTTTTCGACGGCATCGAGAAGATGGCGCTCAAATTTCACATGCCGGTCTATTTCTGCCGCCAGCGCCGGCTGCGCCGAGGGTATTACGAGTTGGAGTTCCTGCGCCTCTACGACGGCGTGGAGCAGGTCGCGCCCAACGAGGTGACGGAGCGCTATGTGCGGCAGCTCGAAAGCGACATCGTCGCCGATCCGGGGATGTGGCTCTGGTCGCATCGCCGTTGGAAACACCGTCGTCCGCAATGTCCGTCGTAA
- a CDS encoding glycosyltransferase family 2 protein, with protein sequence MSVVKIVILNWNGAAHLRCFLPSVVRTAPPGVEIVVADNGSTDGSAALVEREFPSVTLLRLPENYGFAGGYNRALERLEGDYWVLLNSDVEPAEGWLEPLIAELDAQPDVAVVGPKLLSCAERDRFEYAGAAGGFIDWFGFPFCRGRILRTLEKDRGQYDDTRDVFWVSGAAFCCRAEVFRRMGGFDAGFFAHMEEIDLCWRMQLAGWRVRVVPRSRVWHLGGGTLQNDSPRKLYLNYRNNLAMLFKCASPVQRVAVAVLRPLADAAAALVYLLKGQCAQAGAVACAYRDFLARHGELARQRRAVQQSKRRRAAHIYHGSIILRYLLGRRVFGERMQGL encoded by the coding sequence ATGTCCGTCGTAAAGATTGTCATACTCAACTGGAACGGAGCCGCCCATCTGCGGTGCTTCCTTCCCTCGGTGGTGCGCACCGCTCCGCCGGGGGTGGAGATCGTCGTGGCGGACAACGGTTCGACCGACGGGTCGGCGGCGCTCGTCGAGCGGGAGTTTCCGTCGGTTACGTTGCTCCGGCTGCCGGAAAACTACGGTTTCGCCGGAGGTTACAACCGCGCGTTGGAGCGGTTGGAGGGCGATTACTGGGTGCTGCTCAACTCCGACGTCGAACCTGCGGAGGGGTGGTTGGAGCCGCTGATCGCGGAGCTCGACGCGCAGCCCGACGTGGCTGTCGTGGGGCCGAAACTGCTCTCCTGCGCCGAGCGCGACCGGTTCGAGTATGCGGGTGCTGCGGGCGGATTCATCGACTGGTTCGGTTTCCCGTTCTGTCGGGGACGTATCCTGCGGACGTTGGAGAAGGATCGGGGGCAGTACGACGACACCCGCGATGTCTTTTGGGTGAGCGGTGCGGCCTTCTGCTGCCGTGCGGAGGTATTCCGCCGCATGGGCGGTTTCGACGCCGGCTTCTTCGCCCACATGGAGGAGATCGACCTTTGCTGGCGGATGCAGCTGGCGGGGTGGCGCGTGCGCGTCGTCCCCCGAAGCAGGGTGTGGCATTTGGGCGGCGGCACGTTGCAGAACGATTCGCCGCGCAAACTCTACCTCAATTACCGCAACAACCTCGCGATGCTCTTCAAGTGCGCGTCGCCCGTGCAGCGTGTCGCGGTGGCTGTGCTGAGGCCCCTTGCGGATGCCGCCGCAGCGCTGGTTTATCTGTTGAAAGGACAATGCGCACAGGCCGGTGCGGTCGCCTGCGCCTACCGCGATTTTCTGGCGCGGCACGGTGAACTCGCTCGCCAGCGCCGTGCCGTACAGCAATCGAAGCGCCGTCGGGCGGCGCATATCTACCACGGTTCGATCATCCTGCGCTACCTGCTGGGGCGACGGGTGTTCGGCGAACGGATGCAAGGCTTATGA
- a CDS encoding polyprenol monophosphomannose synthase: MKKLVIIPTYNERENVSRMISKVMSLFGGYDLLIVDDGSPDGTAAIVRGRQEEFPGRVHLIERSGKLGLGTAYIAGFRWALAHGYDLVYEMDCDFSHNPDDLERLTAAVTGGADVAVGSRYSRGVNVVNWPMSRLLMSYYASKYVRIVTRMPVCDATAGFVCWSRRVLETIDLDAVRMVGYGFQVEMKYTAWKLGFRIDEVSIVFVDRTEGISKMSGGIFGEAFWGVLKLPWRRIRPKLPAARE; the protein is encoded by the coding sequence ATGAAAAAGTTGGTGATTATCCCGACCTACAACGAGCGCGAGAACGTCTCGCGCATGATCTCGAAAGTGATGTCGCTCTTCGGCGGCTACGACCTGCTCATCGTCGACGACGGTTCGCCCGACGGTACGGCCGCCATCGTCCGCGGGCGGCAGGAGGAGTTTCCCGGGCGGGTGCATCTTATCGAGCGCAGCGGGAAATTGGGATTGGGAACGGCCTACATCGCAGGATTCCGGTGGGCATTGGCACACGGTTACGATCTGGTTTACGAGATGGACTGCGACTTTTCGCACAACCCCGACGATCTGGAACGGCTGACGGCGGCTGTGACCGGCGGTGCCGACGTGGCGGTAGGGTCGCGCTATTCGCGCGGCGTGAACGTGGTCAACTGGCCGATGTCGCGGCTGCTGATGTCCTATTATGCCTCGAAATACGTGCGGATTGTCACCCGCATGCCTGTGTGCGACGCCACGGCGGGGTTCGTCTGCTGGTCGCGCCGCGTGTTGGAGACGATCGACCTCGACGCCGTACGCATGGTGGGCTACGGGTTTCAGGTGGAGATGAAGTATACGGCATGGAAGCTCGGGTTCCGTATCGACGAGGTGTCGATCGTCTTCGTCGACCGCACGGAGGGAATCTCCAAGATGTCGGGCGGTATCTTCGGCGAAGCCTTCTGGGGCGTGCTCAAACTGCCGTGGCGCAGGATTCGGCCGAAACTTCCGGCAGCGCGGGAGTAG
- a CDS encoding glutamine--tRNA ligase/YqeY domain fusion protein produces the protein MAIETNEPAAKEKSLNFLEEIVKEAADRGVAIQTRFPPEPNGYLHIGHAKSICINFGLAQKYGGKCNLRFDDTNPTKEDVEYVDSIKRDIRWLGFDWALERYASDYFDQLYEWAKELIRKGLAYVDDQTQEQIREGRGTVSEPGKESPWRNRSAEENLDLFERMKAGEFADGEKVLRAKIDMAHPNMLFRDPIMYRIIHARHHRTGDKWCIYPMYDYAHGQSDSIEHITHSICTLEFDVHRPLYDWFIQALGIWPSHQYEFARLNLTYTMMSKRKLLKLVQEGAVMGWDDPRMPTICALRRKGYTPASVRAFAEMVGVAKRDNVIDLGKMEYCVREDLNKVAERRMAVLNPVKVTVTNYPEGKVEYFECVNNPEDPSAGTRQVPFSRELYIERDDFMENPPKKFFRLQPGGEVRLRYAYLIKCEEAVKDAEGNVVELRCTYDPQSGGGSSSDGRRVKGVIHWVSARHAFEAEIRLFNPLFTKENPDDCEEGQTWEDNLNPESMIVTKGWLEPSLAGAEPGRTFQFERVGYFCPDTDTTPGHPVFNRTVTLKDSWAKINK, from the coding sequence ATGGCTATCGAAACCAACGAACCCGCAGCGAAGGAGAAGTCGCTGAATTTCCTCGAAGAGATCGTCAAGGAAGCCGCCGACCGCGGCGTCGCCATACAGACCCGCTTCCCGCCGGAACCCAACGGCTACCTGCACATCGGCCATGCCAAGAGCATCTGCATCAACTTCGGGCTGGCGCAGAAATACGGCGGCAAGTGCAACCTGCGTTTCGACGACACGAACCCCACGAAGGAGGACGTCGAGTATGTCGACTCGATCAAGCGCGACATCCGCTGGCTGGGCTTCGACTGGGCGCTCGAACGCTATGCGTCGGACTATTTCGACCAGCTCTACGAATGGGCCAAGGAGTTGATCCGCAAAGGGCTGGCCTATGTCGACGACCAGACGCAGGAGCAGATCCGCGAAGGCCGCGGCACGGTCTCCGAGCCGGGCAAAGAGTCGCCGTGGCGCAACCGTTCGGCGGAGGAGAACCTCGACCTGTTCGAACGCATGAAGGCGGGCGAGTTCGCCGACGGCGAGAAGGTGCTGCGTGCCAAGATCGACATGGCGCATCCCAACATGCTCTTCCGCGACCCGATCATGTACCGCATCATCCATGCCCGCCACCACCGCACGGGCGACAAGTGGTGCATCTACCCGATGTACGACTACGCCCACGGGCAGAGCGACTCGATCGAGCACATCACCCACTCGATCTGCACGCTCGAATTCGACGTCCACCGTCCGCTCTACGACTGGTTCATCCAGGCGCTCGGCATCTGGCCGTCGCACCAGTACGAGTTCGCGCGGCTGAACCTGACCTACACGATGATGTCGAAACGCAAACTGCTGAAACTCGTGCAGGAGGGCGCCGTCATGGGCTGGGACGACCCGCGTATGCCGACGATCTGCGCCCTGCGCCGCAAGGGATACACGCCGGCTTCGGTACGCGCCTTCGCCGAAATGGTGGGCGTCGCCAAACGCGACAACGTAATCGACCTCGGCAAGATGGAGTACTGCGTGCGCGAGGATCTCAACAAGGTGGCCGAGCGCCGCATGGCCGTCTTGAACCCCGTCAAGGTGACCGTGACGAACTACCCCGAAGGGAAGGTGGAATACTTCGAGTGCGTCAACAACCCCGAAGATCCATCGGCCGGTACGCGGCAGGTGCCCTTCTCGCGCGAGCTCTACATCGAGCGCGACGATTTCATGGAGAATCCGCCCAAGAAATTCTTCCGCCTGCAACCGGGCGGCGAAGTGCGGCTGCGCTACGCCTACCTCATCAAGTGCGAGGAAGCGGTCAAGGATGCCGAAGGAAACGTCGTCGAGTTGCGCTGCACCTACGACCCGCAGTCGGGAGGCGGCTCGTCGAGCGACGGCCGCCGCGTGAAGGGCGTCATCCACTGGGTATCGGCCCGCCACGCTTTCGAAGCCGAAATCCGCCTGTTCAACCCGCTCTTCACGAAGGAGAATCCCGACGACTGCGAGGAGGGACAGACGTGGGAGGACAACCTCAATCCCGAATCGATGATCGTCACGAAAGGCTGGCTCGAACCGTCGCTGGCGGGCGCCGAACCGGGCCGCACCTTCCAGTTCGAGCGCGTGGGCTACTTCTGCCCCGACACCGACACCACGCCCGGGCATCCCGTCTTCAACCGCACGGTGACGCTCAAAGATTCGTGGGCGAAGATCAACAAGTAG
- a CDS encoding RNA methyltransferase gives MRKITNEELHRPSVEEFAAMPKLPLVVVLDNVRSAQNVGSFFRTGDAFAVERIALCGITAVPPCRELHKTALGAEQSVAWTHHASTVECIDGLRAAGYRVLAVEQVEGAAMLDALAVDPQARYALVFGNEVEGVSQEAVDRCDGAVEIPQLGTKHSLNVSVSGGVVLWEFFCRIRSKA, from the coding sequence ATGCGAAAAATCACGAATGAAGAGTTGCATCGCCCCTCGGTCGAGGAGTTCGCCGCGATGCCCAAGCTGCCGCTGGTGGTCGTGCTCGACAACGTGCGGTCGGCACAGAACGTCGGATCGTTCTTCCGCACGGGCGATGCCTTCGCCGTCGAGCGGATCGCCCTGTGCGGCATTACGGCCGTGCCGCCCTGTCGGGAGCTTCACAAGACGGCGCTCGGTGCCGAGCAGAGCGTGGCATGGACGCATCATGCGTCGACCGTGGAGTGCATCGACGGGCTGCGTGCCGCGGGTTACCGCGTGCTGGCCGTCGAGCAGGTCGAGGGCGCGGCGATGCTCGACGCGTTGGCCGTCGATCCGCAGGCGCGTTATGCGCTCGTCTTCGGCAACGAGGTCGAAGGGGTATCGCAGGAGGCGGTCGACCGCTGCGACGGCGCGGTGGAGATCCCCCAGTTGGGTACCAAACACTCGCTCAACGTTTCGGTGTCGGGCGGGGTCGTTTTGTGGGAATTCTTTTGCCGGATTCGCTCAAAAGCGTAA
- the panB gene encoding 3-methyl-2-oxobutanoate hydroxymethyltransferase — protein sequence MSVESKVRAVTTLRLKEMKDRGEKIAMLTSYDYSMAKIVDAAGVDVILVGDSAANVMAGYETTVPITLDAMIYHARSVVRAVERALVVVDLPFGTYQGNSKMALDSAIRIMKETEADAVKLEGGEEILESVERILTAGIPIMGHLGLTPQSIHKFGTYTVRAREEAEAEKLVRDARLLEEAGCFAVVLEKIPAVLAERVSKELSIPTIGIGAGGGTDGQVLVIHDMLGINKGFSPRFLRRYADLHTVMTDAVGRYVADVKSQDFPNEQEQY from the coding sequence ATGTCTGTTGAGAGTAAAGTTCGGGCGGTTACGACCCTCCGGCTCAAAGAGATGAAAGATCGCGGCGAAAAGATCGCCATGCTCACGTCATACGACTATTCGATGGCGAAGATCGTCGACGCCGCAGGTGTCGACGTGATTCTGGTGGGCGACTCGGCCGCCAACGTCATGGCGGGTTACGAGACGACGGTTCCCATTACGCTCGATGCGATGATTTATCATGCCCGTTCGGTCGTGCGTGCCGTCGAACGGGCGCTGGTGGTGGTCGACCTGCCTTTCGGAACCTATCAGGGCAATTCGAAGATGGCCCTCGACTCGGCCATCCGGATCATGAAGGAGACCGAGGCCGACGCCGTGAAGCTCGAAGGCGGCGAGGAGATCCTCGAATCGGTCGAGCGCATCCTCACGGCCGGCATTCCGATCATGGGGCATCTGGGGCTTACGCCGCAGTCGATCCACAAGTTCGGCACCTATACCGTCCGCGCCAGGGAAGAGGCCGAGGCCGAAAAGCTGGTGCGCGACGCACGTCTTCTGGAAGAGGCCGGCTGCTTCGCCGTCGTGCTCGAAAAGATTCCCGCCGTGTTGGCCGAACGCGTGTCGAAGGAGTTGTCGATCCCCACGATCGGCATCGGCGCCGGCGGCGGCACCGACGGGCAGGTGCTCGTGATCCACGACATGCTGGGCATCAACAAGGGCTTTTCGCCCCGCTTCCTGCGCCGCTACGCCGACCTGCATACGGTGATGACCGATGCGGTGGGGCGGTACGTCGCCGATGTCAAGTCGCAGGACTTTCCCAACGAGCAGGAGCAGTATTGA
- a CDS encoding alpha/beta hydrolase — translation MKRLFLLFFCFLFAGAVHAADYRFERDILYRTDASGDYARRMCRLDVACPPDAEDAPVVVWFHGGGLTGGKRAVPEGLMKKGFVVVGVGYRLIPHVGTLDIVDDAAAAVAWVFDHIADYGGSPSKIYIAGHSAGGYLVNMVGLDRSRLARYGKDADSLAGIISFSGHAITHFAARKALGMSALQPLVDDTAPLYYVRPDCAPILILSGDRELEMNGRYEETAYFWRMMRLVGHEDVTLCEFDGYDHGNMPAAGYPVAVRFICRLEGIE, via the coding sequence ATGAAACGCCTTTTCCTTTTGTTTTTCTGTTTCCTGTTCGCCGGTGCCGTCCATGCGGCCGATTACCGCTTCGAACGCGATATCCTCTACCGTACGGATGCCTCCGGCGACTATGCGCGTCGGATGTGCCGCCTCGACGTGGCCTGCCCTCCCGATGCGGAGGATGCGCCGGTGGTGGTGTGGTTCCACGGCGGCGGTCTCACGGGCGGCAAGCGCGCCGTGCCGGAGGGGCTGATGAAGAAGGGGTTCGTGGTCGTGGGCGTCGGGTATCGGCTGATCCCGCACGTCGGGACGCTCGACATCGTGGACGATGCCGCGGCGGCCGTGGCGTGGGTCTTCGACCATATCGCCGACTACGGCGGCAGCCCTTCGAAAATCTATATCGCGGGGCACTCCGCGGGCGGCTATCTGGTCAATATGGTGGGGTTGGACCGTTCGCGGCTGGCGCGCTACGGCAAGGATGCCGATTCGCTGGCGGGCATCATCTCTTTCAGCGGTCATGCCATTACGCATTTCGCCGCGCGCAAGGCATTGGGTATGTCTGCGTTGCAGCCGCTCGTCGACGACACTGCGCCGCTCTATTACGTGCGGCCCGACTGTGCGCCGATACTGATTCTTTCGGGCGACCGCGAGTTGGAGATGAACGGCCGCTACGAGGAGACGGCCTATTTCTGGCGGATGATGCGGCTCGTTGGGCACGAGGACGTGACGCTCTGCGAGTTCGACGGTTATGACCACGGCAATATGCCCGCGGCGGGTTATCCCGTCGCCGTGCGCTTCATCTGCCGGTTGGAGGGGATCGAGTAG
- a CDS encoding sulfatase, which produces MKPVNKTVCSLAALAPLAMAQSANAGQRPNIIFFLVDDFGWTETSLPFGEETYPNNLRFHTPNMERLARTGVMMTNAYACPVSTPTRTSMMTGMNAAHMGITSYCSLYKDTCPDAIGGRPGTTNANEDDIFAHPEWNYNALCPASFRNEADSIAYGLNRTLYATPMVEILRDAGYHTIHVGKAHWAPTGTPGSNPYNMGFTVNIAGSGNGHPQSYLPEEHFGNLPKRGTYASVQNMSQYYGSGIHLTEALTLEALKTLEDPIRRKQPFYLYFAHYSNHTPIQRDERFIRKYLDAGMDEQQARYASMVEGMDKSLGDVLDYLEAKGIADDTIILFMSDNGGHCLGQDKGGEPHTQNLPLREGKASVYEGGIRVPLIFRWPGKAAEGTRLNTPVINEDIFPTILEMAGVKHYETVQECDGLSLVKLITAGSKMVAKAQKRGEIATRKEVNAFVVPASVSGIDPERELIFHYPHQYRVEDQDDIDFMSAVRKGDWKLVYRMHTGELELYNLRDDIGERNDLAASHPERVAELAKALGDRLRAWKAPMPTVRTTGKPVPMPDEL; this is translated from the coding sequence ATGAAACCTGTCAACAAAACCGTATGCAGTCTGGCGGCACTCGCCCCGCTCGCAATGGCACAAAGCGCGAACGCCGGCCAACGCCCGAACATCATCTTCTTTCTGGTGGACGATTTCGGCTGGACGGAGACCTCGCTCCCCTTCGGCGAAGAGACCTACCCCAACAACCTCAGATTCCATACGCCCAATATGGAACGACTGGCCCGCACGGGCGTCATGATGACCAACGCCTACGCCTGTCCCGTATCGACCCCGACACGAACCAGCATGATGACGGGCATGAACGCCGCGCACATGGGCATCACGTCGTACTGCTCCTTATATAAAGACACCTGCCCCGACGCGATCGGCGGCCGGCCCGGCACGACGAACGCCAACGAAGACGATATCTTCGCGCACCCCGAATGGAACTACAACGCGCTGTGCCCCGCCTCCTTCCGCAACGAGGCCGACAGCATCGCCTACGGCCTGAACCGCACGCTCTACGCCACGCCGATGGTGGAGATTCTCCGCGACGCAGGCTACCACACCATCCACGTCGGCAAAGCGCACTGGGCACCGACCGGCACACCGGGCTCGAACCCCTACAACATGGGATTCACGGTCAACATCGCCGGTTCGGGCAACGGCCACCCCCAGAGTTATCTGCCCGAAGAACACTTCGGCAACCTCCCCAAACGAGGTACCTACGCCTCGGTGCAGAACATGTCGCAGTATTACGGCTCGGGAATCCATCTGACCGAGGCGCTGACGCTCGAAGCGCTGAAAACACTGGAAGACCCGATCCGCCGCAAACAACCCTTCTACCTCTATTTCGCCCACTACTCCAACCACACACCCATTCAGCGCGACGAACGGTTCATCCGAAAATACCTCGACGCGGGAATGGACGAACAGCAGGCCCGTTACGCCTCGATGGTCGAGGGAATGGACAAAAGCCTGGGCGACGTACTCGACTACCTCGAAGCCAAAGGGATCGCCGACGACACGATCATCCTCTTCATGTCGGACAACGGCGGTCACTGCTTGGGACAGGACAAGGGCGGAGAGCCCCACACGCAAAACCTGCCGCTGCGCGAGGGTAAAGCTTCCGTCTACGAAGGCGGCATCCGCGTGCCATTGATATTCCGCTGGCCGGGAAAGGCGGCGGAAGGAACGCGCCTCAATACGCCGGTCATCAACGAGGACATCTTCCCGACGATTCTCGAAATGGCGGGCGTGAAACATTACGAGACCGTGCAGGAGTGCGACGGCCTGAGCCTGGTAAAGCTCATCACCGCAGGTTCGAAGATGGTGGCCAAAGCGCAGAAACGCGGAGAAATCGCCACGCGGAAGGAGGTCAACGCCTTCGTCGTCCCCGCGTCGGTGTCGGGCATCGATCCCGAACGCGAACTGATCTTCCATTATCCGCATCAATACCGCGTGGAGGATCAGGACGACATCGATTTCATGAGCGCCGTCCGCAAAGGCGACTGGAAACTCGTTTACAGGATGCACACGGGCGAGCTGGAACTCTACAATCTGCGCGACGATATCGGCGAACGCAACGACCTCGCGGCAAGCCACCCCGAACGGGTCGCCGAACTGGCGAAGGCGCTGGGCGACCGGCTGCGTGCCTGGAAGGCCCCGATGCCGACGGTGCGTACGACGGGAAAGCCCGTCCCGATGCCCGATGAACTGTAA
- a CDS encoding DUF4857 domain-containing protein has product MKTIKTIIVLLAAALLAWALPWCYAFVCSEPQESPLTLYSCVTHDFATFSFEGHDDAAGYDPAGNPYTERQFDSIMPTVFTRRLAEEGRLPERIDGIPFDAREVELSNFVFRASPSELNRPQIGLYQLLESAPGREGFRTPDDVFRITERGIEFVKMADNRIDAEKSERFDRVMKKKGFVFPARRIAGNASTYKHYDNGYLLLDATGTPFQMKQLCGRPFVRRIERPDSVTFTHAFVTEFPDKRLLGFLGDDRGGIHALEADYSLHCLPLHPVDLRRERLIVVGDCFYWTAITERQGFERLTAVNARDYSLAAEHETDFPAPKWEQTRKYLFPFRLVFTASSDKYIKPRLRDFSYLALGLNTLLAAGWAVYSMKKRRCRTIRALGILVLGIYLLIPLLLTDRE; this is encoded by the coding sequence ATGAAAACGATCAAAACGATCATCGTCCTGCTGGCCGCAGCGCTGCTGGCGTGGGCGCTGCCGTGGTGCTATGCCTTCGTCTGCTCCGAGCCGCAGGAATCTCCGCTGACGCTTTACAGTTGCGTGACGCACGACTTCGCGACCTTTTCATTCGAGGGGCACGACGACGCGGCAGGCTACGATCCGGCCGGAAATCCCTATACCGAACGGCAATTCGACAGCATCATGCCCACCGTCTTCACCCGCCGGCTGGCCGAAGAGGGCCGTTTGCCCGAACGCATCGACGGCATCCCCTTCGACGCCCGCGAGGTCGAACTCAGCAATTTCGTCTTCCGTGCGTCGCCCTCGGAATTGAACCGTCCGCAGATCGGACTCTACCAACTGCTCGAATCGGCTCCGGGCCGCGAAGGATTCCGAACGCCCGACGACGTATTCCGCATCACGGAGCGGGGAATCGAATTCGTGAAAATGGCCGACAACCGGATCGATGCCGAAAAGAGCGAACGTTTCGATCGCGTGATGAAGAAGAAGGGATTCGTCTTTCCCGCCCGCCGTATCGCGGGAAACGCTTCGACCTACAAACATTACGACAACGGCTACCTGCTGCTCGATGCGACCGGAACGCCGTTCCAGATGAAACAGCTCTGCGGCCGGCCGTTCGTCCGCCGCATCGAACGGCCCGATTCAGTGACATTCACGCACGCTTTCGTCACGGAGTTCCCCGACAAACGACTGCTGGGATTCCTCGGAGACGACCGCGGCGGCATCCATGCGCTCGAAGCGGATTACTCCCTGCACTGCCTGCCGCTGCATCCCGTCGATCTCCGACGCGAACGTCTGATCGTCGTAGGCGACTGTTTTTATTGGACGGCGATCACCGAACGGCAGGGCTTCGAACGCCTCACGGCCGTCAATGCCCGCGACTATTCCCTTGCTGCGGAGCACGAGACCGATTTCCCCGCTCCGAAATGGGAACAGACCCGAAAATACCTTTTCCCGTTTCGGCTAGTCTTCACCGCGTCGTCCGACAAATACATCAAGCCGCGGTTACGCGACTTCTCGTACCTGGCCCTCGGACTGAACACCCTGCTGGCTGCCGGTTGGGCCGTATACAGCATGAAAAAGCGGCGCTGCCGGACGATCCGCGCATTGGGGATTCTGGTGCTGGGGATTTACCTGTTGATCCCGCTGCTGCTCACCGACCGCGAATGA
- a CDS encoding ABC transporter ATP-binding protein, which yields MPDPVIECRNLTHRYGERLIYENLSFEVPHGRILGLLGKNGTGKTTTINILNGYLEPVAGECLIFGENIRTMRPQTRARIALLLEGHVQYAFMTIREIERFYSQYYPRWDARAYYGLMELLAVAPGQRIARMSCGQRSQVALGLILAQNADLMILDDFSMGLDPGYRRLFVEYLRDYARSRGTTVFLTSHIIQDMEKLIDDCIVMDYGRILVQMSAGDLLGRFRRYELAIAEGTALPEAPEFHRPTAIGGRAEFYSFETEAVVAARLRQAGIACDTLRSDALNLEDAFIGLTGKY from the coding sequence ATGCCGGATCCGGTCATCGAATGTCGCAATCTGACCCACCGGTACGGCGAGCGACTGATCTACGAAAACCTGAGCTTCGAGGTTCCGCACGGGCGGATCCTCGGGCTTTTGGGTAAAAACGGTACGGGCAAGACGACGACCATCAACATCCTGAACGGTTATCTCGAACCCGTCGCAGGCGAATGTCTGATCTTCGGAGAGAACATCCGCACGATGAGGCCCCAAACGCGCGCCCGCATCGCGCTGTTGCTCGAAGGACACGTCCAGTACGCCTTCATGACGATCCGGGAGATCGAACGCTTCTATTCGCAATACTACCCCCGTTGGGACGCCCGGGCCTACTACGGACTGATGGAGCTGCTGGCCGTCGCACCCGGACAACGGATCGCGCGCATGTCGTGCGGGCAGCGGTCACAGGTAGCTCTGGGGTTGATTTTGGCGCAGAACGCCGATCTGATGATCCTCGACGATTTCTCGATGGGACTCGACCCGGGTTACCGCCGACTGTTCGTGGAGTACCTGCGCGACTATGCCCGCAGCCGCGGCACGACCGTATTCCTCACGTCGCATATCATTCAGGACATGGAGAAACTCATCGACGACTGCATCGTCATGGATTACGGACGTATCCTCGTGCAGATGTCCGCAGGCGATCTGCTCGGTCGCTTCCGCCGTTACGAACTCGCGATCGCCGAGGGAACCGCGCTTCCGGAAGCGCCCGAATTCCACCGCCCGACGGCGATCGGAGGGCGCGCCGAATTCTATTCGTTCGAAACGGAGGCAGTGGTGGCCGCCCGACTCCGGCAGGCGGGCATCGCCTGCGATACCCTGCGAAGCGACGCGCTGAACCTCGAAGACGCCTTTATCGGTCTCACCGGCAAGTACTGA